The following coding sequences are from one Nicotiana tabacum cultivar K326 chromosome 1, ASM71507v2, whole genome shotgun sequence window:
- the LOC107804950 gene encoding uncharacterized protein LOC107804950, which translates to MWDKLEVTYEGTSKVKETHINMLVHDYKLFSIKEGESIEEMFSRFSKIISDLKAFGKPYTSGDQVRKILRSLPTTWQTKVVTLESQDLNKLSYDELRGELIAFERAHLKNTNQEEKKKIVAFKTYTEMAENEIDDPEALQEEIAMMSRNTDGLMRRYRNTKKGRFPPRRSRKYNEQDKNDGKCYECGKFGHIQAECQELKRNISRGFNKNKSFESWSDKDDSDHEEIANLCFMTILENEINKTSGCWTDEDDSDDENYFMARGETSKVRSYDCERCNELQDILDYTLKESQRIMNELKRLTREVKDWKLKHEVCEIEKEVLQEEFEELQMQLNSLRKSTSHSSVRSNQMTYKSTGKEPIRTKSTSRSDQMTYKSIGKEPTKSKSASSNTHENRSGAKCHYCNKSGHKYSGCCFCKSNVSGWEHHRVSRKGKWYLDSACYSHITGDKNLFMEVTNIDGGSVKFGDDSRGKIIGTGTIPFNNNCDITVVYLVDGLNYNLLSISQLCDSGYEVKFKRIGCAIEDESGKIILPGKGTASIGGKRYAFVIVDDFSRFTWVIFLSHKDEALRNFEVFCKKFEREKGYLISKIQSDHGGEFESRAFEDFCND; encoded by the exons ATGTGGGATAAACTAGAGGTCACCTATGAGGGAACCAGCAAAGTAAAGGAAACTCACATCAACATGCTAGTTCATGACTACAAACTCTTCTCAATAAAAGAAGGAGAATCCATTGAAGAAATGTTTTCCAGGTTTAGTAAAATAATTAGTGACTTAAAGGCATTTGGCAAGCCCTACACCAGTGGTGATCAAGTCAGAAAAATTCTCAGAAGTCTGCCAACCACTTGGCAGACCAAAGTAGTCACACTGGAATCTCAAGATCTAAACAAATTGTCCTATGATGAACTACGAGGAGAACTCATTGCTTTCGAAAGGGCACATTTGAAAAATACAAATCaagaggagaaaaagaaaatagttgcATTCAAAACCTATACTGAAATGGCTGAAAATGAAATTGATGATCCTGAAGCTCTACAAGAAGAGATTGCTATGATGTCTAGAAATACGGATGGGCTGATGAGAAGATACAGAAACACAAAGAAAGGAAGATTCCCACCAAGACGATCCAGGAAATACAATGAACAGGATAAGAACGATGGAAAATGCTACGAATGTGGAAAATTTGGGCACATTCAAGCTGAATGCCAAGAACTGAAAAGGAATATCTCTAGAGGCTTCAACAAGAACAAATCCTTCGAAAGCTGGAGTGATAAGGACGACTCAGACCATGAAGAAATAGCAAATCTTTGTTTCATGACAATTttggaaaatgaaataaacaaaacCTCAGGATGCTGGACAGATGAAGATGATTCAGATGACGAGAACTATTTCATGGCACGGGGTGAAACTAGTAAGGTAAGATCTTATGACTGCGAAAGATGTAatgaattgcaggatattcttgaTTACACCTTAAAAGAGTCTCAAAGAATAATGAATGAACTTAAGAGACTCACTAGGGAGGTTAAAGACTGGAAACTCAAACATGAAGTATGTGAAATCGAAAAAGAAGTACTTCAAGAAGAGTTTGAGGAGTTGCAAATGCAGCTTAACAGCTTGCGCAAATCCACCAGTCATAGTTCTGTTAGGTCAAACCAAAtgacttacaagtcaactggaaAGGAACCAATCAGAACCAAGTCGACCAGTCGGTCGGACCAGATGACTTACAAGTCAATTGGGAAAGAACCAACTAAATCTAAGTCGGCTAGTTCTAACACTCATGAAAATAGGTCTGGAGCTAAATGTCATTACTGTAATAAAAGTGGGCATAAATATTCCGGTTGTTGCTTTTGTAAATCAAATGTGTCAGGATGG GAACACCACAGAGTAAGCcgcaaaggaaaatggtatctAGATAGTGCGTGTTACAGTCATATAACAGGTGACAAAAACCTGTTCATGGAAGTTACAAATATCGATGGAGGAAGTGTAAAATTCGGAGACGATTCAAGGGGCAAAATAATTGGCACTGGAACAATTCCTTTCAATAACAACTGTGACATTACTGTAGTATATCTCGTTGATGGCCTAAACTACAATCTCTTGAGCATAAGTCAACTCTGCGACTCAGGATATGAGGTAAAGTTTAAGAGAATAGGGTGTGCTATTGAAGATGAATCGGGTAAGATAATTCTTCCTGGAAAAGG aactgctagcaTAGGAGGTAAGAGgtatgcttttgttattgttgatgacttTTCACGTTTCACCTGGGTGATCTTCTTGTCTCATAAGGATGAAGCCttaagaaattttgaagttttctgcaaaaagtttgaaagagaaaagggATATCTGATCTCAAAGATTCAGAGTGaccatggaggagaatttgaaagcagagCTTTTGAAGACTTCTGCAATGATTAA